AGAAGGGGATTTTATGAATCTTGGAACATTTTTTGTAGCACTGGTTCTGGTTGTGATTGTTGGACTTGTGATCCGCAGCCTGTATAAGGATAAAAAGGCAGGAAAGCA
This window of the Mediterraneibacter butyricigenes genome carries:
- a CDS encoding FeoB-associated Cys-rich membrane protein — its product is MNLGTFFVALVLVVIVGLVIRSLYKDKKAGKHSCGGNCGACGMCSGPADPSQIHSAEEKR